One window of Pleomorphomonas sp. T1.2MG-36 genomic DNA carries:
- a CDS encoding plasmid partitioning protein RepB C-terminal domain-containing protein: MTEAKHTHVEMIPIDRIVILNPRARNRRKFLEVVESIKSVGLKRPIRVNTMIGPDGQRSYGLACGQGRIEAFRELGRTEIPAIVTEASEEECLVMSLVENCARRQHRSIDLLQDVATLRKRGYSDKQIGEKIGTSSEWVNMMATLIEKGEQRLIEAVDAGTIPISVAIEIARADDETVQQMLAEAYTEGRISGPRLIKMRRLIEQRTRRGKHMSTNPFGKKLSKAKTSEAFVRVFQQEADKQRLLVKKAEVTQTRLLFVVEALKNLRTDENFVTLLRAEHLDTLPKDLEIRILGEPA, from the coding sequence ATGACCGAAGCGAAACATACCCATGTGGAGATGATCCCAATCGACCGGATCGTCATCCTGAACCCGCGCGCCCGCAACCGGCGCAAGTTCCTAGAGGTGGTCGAAAGCATCAAATCGGTCGGGCTGAAACGCCCGATCCGCGTCAACACCATGATTGGCCCGGACGGCCAACGATCCTACGGACTTGCTTGCGGCCAAGGGCGCATTGAAGCCTTCCGTGAGCTTGGCCGGACGGAGATTCCCGCCATCGTCACAGAGGCGTCGGAGGAAGAATGCCTTGTCATGAGCCTGGTTGAGAACTGCGCCCGCCGACAGCACCGATCCATAGACCTACTCCAGGATGTCGCGACGTTGCGCAAGCGCGGCTACAGCGACAAGCAGATTGGGGAGAAGATCGGCACGTCGTCGGAGTGGGTCAATATGATGGCCACACTTATCGAGAAGGGCGAGCAGCGCCTCATCGAGGCAGTCGATGCGGGAACCATCCCTATCTCGGTGGCGATTGAGATCGCCCGCGCTGACGACGAGACCGTCCAGCAGATGCTGGCTGAAGCCTACACCGAGGGCAGGATTTCAGGTCCTCGGCTGATAAAGATGCGGCGCCTGATCGAGCAGAGGACGCGGCGTGGCAAACACATGTCCACGAATCCGTTTGGCAAGAAGCTAAGTAAGGCCAAGACATCCGAGGCCTTCGTCCGTGTCTTTCAGCAGGAGGCAGACAAGCAGCGCCTGTTGGTGAAAAAGGCCGAGGTGACACAAACCCGCCTACTCTTCGTCGTGGAAGCCCTCAAAAACCTGCGGACCGACGAGAACTTCGTCACGCTCCTACGAGCCGAACACCTTGACACCTTACCGAAGGACTTGGAGATACGCATCCTGGGAGAGCCAGCATGA
- a CDS encoding plasmid partitioning protein RepB C-terminal domain-containing protein: MTDPETSTKISFEPQCIIVPIASLLPVRPPRASVKVSCKYQQIRSSVIEIGLVEPPVIARIDGNPHNFLLLDGHIRVEILRDLGRIEVECLVSTDDESFTFNKRISRLSAVQEHSMILKAIARGVSNEKLARALSLHVNSVRRKATLLDGICHEVVSMLKDTMCPMAVFEILKRMKPLRQIEATELMIAANNYTAAYATALLAGTPTNELAGERKSKKVRGVTPEAMARMEKELARLQESMAEIQDTYGKEHLQLTVVKGYLGKLLGNPRVVRYLLQHRPEYLEQFQAITDVASFADQAA; the protein is encoded by the coding sequence ATGACGGACCCCGAAACATCGACGAAAATCTCCTTCGAGCCCCAATGCATTATCGTGCCGATCGCCTCCCTCCTGCCCGTACGGCCGCCTCGGGCGTCGGTGAAGGTTAGCTGTAAGTACCAGCAGATACGCAGCTCGGTGATTGAGATTGGTCTGGTCGAGCCGCCCGTGATCGCTAGGATTGACGGCAACCCTCATAACTTCCTCCTGCTCGACGGCCATATCCGCGTCGAGATTCTGAGGGATCTTGGCAGGATCGAAGTAGAATGCCTCGTCTCGACCGACGATGAAAGCTTCACCTTCAACAAGCGGATCAGCCGCCTCTCCGCCGTCCAGGAGCATTCTATGATCCTGAAGGCCATTGCCCGCGGAGTCTCCAACGAGAAGCTCGCCCGGGCGCTCAGCCTTCATGTCAATAGCGTGCGACGGAAGGCGACTCTACTGGACGGAATCTGTCATGAGGTCGTGTCGATGCTGAAGGACACGATGTGCCCAATGGCTGTGTTCGAGATCCTCAAGCGGATGAAACCGCTGCGCCAGATCGAGGCGACCGAGCTCATGATTGCCGCGAACAACTATACGGCAGCCTACGCCACAGCGCTCCTCGCCGGTACGCCAACCAACGAACTCGCTGGCGAGAGGAAGTCGAAGAAGGTACGTGGAGTCACTCCGGAGGCAATGGCCCGGATGGAGAAGGAACTTGCCCGGCTCCAGGAATCCATGGCCGAGATCCAGGACACCTACGGTAAGGAGCATCTCCAACTGACCGTCGTGAAGGGTTATCTTGGCAAGCTACTCGGCAATCCCCGTGTCGTGCGCTACCTTCTTCAGCACCGACCAGAATACCTTGAGCAATTTCAGGCGATCACTGATGTTGCGTCTTTTGCCGACCAGGCCGCATGA